One genomic segment of candidate division KSB1 bacterium includes these proteins:
- the secE gene encoding preprotein translocase subunit SecE, with amino-acid sequence MKKLLEKAKSYFDEIKTEMTKVSWPSRENLKDSTLVVLVVTLFFSIITGAVDRLLSWGVQQLYRLIG; translated from the coding sequence ATGAAGAAGCTGCTTGAAAAAGCGAAGTCCTATTTTGATGAAATCAAGACCGAGATGACCAAGGTAAGCTGGCCGAGCCGGGAGAACCTGAAAGACTCGACCCTCGTGGTTCTGGTGGTGACTCTTTTCTTTTCGATTATCACCGGTGCGGTTGACCGGCTGCTCTCCTGGGGCGTGCAGCAGCTTTACCGGTTGATCGGTTAG
- the nusG gene encoding transcription termination/antitermination protein NusG — MEETPEKNNTETSGSETSAKKWYAIHVLSGHERKVKAYLENEAAALGLSDRITGILIPSEEVTEMREGKKRVRNKTFFPGYMLVEMVLDKDTQHLILNTPGITNFVGPKNKPQPLRQDEIDRILGRVQESRAKEIVSVPFKVGDPVRVTDGPFLDFTGFVEEINEEKKKAKVMVSIFGRSTPVELDFLQIESEK; from the coding sequence GTGGAAGAAACTCCTGAAAAAAATAATACCGAGACCTCAGGCTCTGAGACCTCGGCGAAAAAATGGTACGCGATTCACGTTCTCTCCGGACATGAGCGAAAGGTCAAGGCCTACTTGGAGAATGAAGCGGCAGCCCTGGGCCTTTCCGATCGCATTACCGGGATCTTGATTCCCTCCGAAGAAGTCACGGAAATGCGCGAAGGCAAGAAGCGCGTCCGCAACAAGACTTTTTTCCCGGGCTACATGCTCGTCGAGATGGTGCTCGACAAGGACACCCAACATCTCATTCTCAACACTCCCGGCATCACCAATTTCGTCGGCCCCAAGAACAAGCCGCAACCGCTGCGCCAGGATGAGATTGACCGCATTCTCGGGCGTGTGCAGGAGAGCCGTGCCAAGGAAATTGTCTCCGTACCATTCAAGGTCGGGGACCCGGTGCGCGTGACTGATGGTCCTTTCTTAGATTTCACCGGTTTTGTCGAGGAGATAAACGAAGAGAAGAAAAAGGCGAAAGTCATGGTCAGTATTTTTGGCCGCTCCACGCCTGTTGAGCTGGATTTCCTGCAAATTGAGTCGGAAAAATAA
- the rplK gene encoding 50S ribosomal protein L11 → MAKKVVKEIKLQIPGGQANPAPPVGPALGQHGVNIMEFCKAFNAKTADRQGLVIPVIITVYSDRSFTFVLKTPPASVLLLKALGAAKGSGEPNRNKIGKVTKEQVRQIAQSKMEDLNANDLEAAMRMVQGTARSMGIEVV, encoded by the coding sequence ATGGCAAAAAAAGTAGTCAAGGAAATCAAACTGCAAATCCCGGGAGGGCAGGCCAATCCCGCGCCGCCAGTGGGCCCGGCACTTGGTCAGCATGGTGTGAATATCATGGAATTTTGCAAAGCATTCAACGCCAAGACTGCCGATCGCCAGGGATTGGTCATTCCGGTTATCATCACTGTCTACTCCGACCGTTCTTTCACATTCGTGCTCAAGACGCCGCCGGCTTCGGTGCTGCTGCTGAAAGCCTTGGGCGCGGCCAAAGGCTCGGGCGAGCCCAATCGCAACAAGATCGGCAAGGTGACCAAAGAGCAGGTTCGGCAGATTGCACAGTCCAAGATGGAAGATTTGAACGCCAACGACCTGGAGGCCGCCATGCGCATGGTGCAGGGTACGGCACGCAGCATGGGCATTGAAGTTGTGTAA
- the rplA gene encoding 50S ribosomal protein L1, whose protein sequence is MMKHSRRYRELAKLIEPGKEYSLEEAVALLKKTATAKFNETIEVAMRLGVDPRHADQVVRGTVSLPHGTGKTVRVLVLCKSAKEAEAREAGADYVGFEEYIKKINEGWFDFDVVIATPDVMGEVGKLGKVLGPRGLMPNPKSGTVTFDVGQAVKEVKAGKIEFRVDKNGILHVNVGKASFTERQIADNVRTFVETVLRLKPASSKGQYVRSITLSSTMGPGIAIDSNAVMGDLKV, encoded by the coding sequence ATTATGAAACACAGCCGTCGCTATCGTGAGCTTGCCAAACTGATCGAGCCGGGCAAGGAATACTCCCTGGAGGAAGCGGTGGCGCTGTTGAAAAAAACGGCGACCGCCAAGTTCAATGAGACCATTGAAGTGGCCATGCGCCTGGGCGTCGATCCCCGGCACGCGGATCAGGTCGTGCGGGGCACGGTGTCCCTGCCTCATGGCACCGGCAAGACGGTGCGGGTGCTGGTGTTGTGCAAAAGTGCCAAGGAAGCGGAAGCGCGCGAGGCCGGGGCGGATTATGTCGGCTTCGAAGAGTACATCAAAAAAATCAATGAAGGCTGGTTTGATTTCGACGTCGTCATTGCCACGCCCGATGTCATGGGTGAAGTTGGCAAGCTCGGCAAGGTGCTCGGGCCGCGCGGCCTGATGCCCAACCCCAAAAGCGGCACCGTCACTTTTGACGTCGGACAGGCGGTGAAGGAAGTCAAAGCCGGTAAAATCGAATTCCGGGTGGACAAGAACGGCATTCTCCATGTAAACGTTGGCAAGGCCTCTTTCACGGAAAGGCAGATTGCCGACAATGTGCGGACTTTTGTTGAAACCGTTCTCCGTCTGAAGCCGGCATCCTCGAAGGGCCAGTATGTGCGCAGCATCACGCTGTCGAGTACGATGGGGCCGGGCATCGCGATCGACAGCAATGCCGTGATGGGCGACCTCAAAGTTTAG
- the rplJ gene encoding 50S ribosomal protein L10: MPQTKAIRLEKQEVVRDLAARLSAAKSVFVTDYSGLTVEAITRLRRQLRKSNVDYRVSKNTLTRLAATQVGMKDIVPHLEGTTAIAFGMGDPAAPARVLLDFLKNSEKPTIKAFVFEGQFYDGKLAEQISKLPSRNELLARLLGGLNAPVAGLANSLQGIVRKLACALNALAEQKQKTAATP, translated from the coding sequence ATGCCACAAACCAAAGCAATTCGGCTGGAAAAACAGGAAGTCGTCCGTGATCTGGCCGCCCGATTGTCGGCGGCAAAAAGTGTCTTCGTGACTGACTACTCGGGCCTCACGGTTGAAGCGATTACCCGCTTGCGGCGGCAATTGCGCAAATCAAACGTTGATTATCGTGTCAGTAAAAACACGCTGACCCGCCTGGCCGCGACCCAGGTGGGGATGAAAGACATTGTGCCTCATCTTGAAGGCACGACTGCCATCGCCTTCGGCATGGGAGACCCGGCGGCGCCTGCCAGGGTGCTGCTCGATTTTCTGAAAAACAGCGAGAAGCCGACCATCAAGGCCTTTGTGTTTGAGGGCCAGTTTTATGACGGCAAACTCGCCGAACAAATCTCCAAGCTGCCCAGCCGCAACGAGTTGCTGGCGCGTTTGCTGGGTGGTTTGAATGCGCCCGTCGCCGGCCTGGCCAACTCGTTGCAGGGCATTGTGCGCAAGCTGGCCTGTGCGCTCAATGCCCTCGCCGAACAGAAACAAAAGACGGCAGCCACGCCCTGA
- the rplL gene encoding 50S ribosomal protein L7/L12: protein MSTTEFIQAIENMSVLELSNLVKAIEERFGVSAAAPAVAMMPQAGGAMPAQAAAEEKTEFDVVLANAGANKINVIKVVRSLTNLGLKEAKDLVDSAPKTLKEGINKEEALKIKAQLEEAGATVEIK, encoded by the coding sequence GTGTCTACCACTGAATTCATCCAGGCGATCGAGAACATGAGTGTTCTTGAACTGTCCAATTTGGTCAAAGCCATCGAAGAGCGCTTCGGCGTGTCCGCGGCGGCACCCGCGGTTGCGATGATGCCCCAGGCTGGCGGTGCGATGCCGGCGCAAGCAGCGGCGGAAGAGAAGACGGAGTTCGACGTGGTGTTGGCCAATGCCGGCGCCAACAAGATCAACGTCATCAAAGTCGTGCGTTCGCTCACCAATCTCGGCTTGAAGGAAGCCAAGGATCTGGTGGACAGCGCCCCCAAGACGCTCAAAGAGGGCATCAACAAGGAAGAGGCCCTGAAAATCAAAGCGCAACTCGAAGAAGCGGGCGCCACGGTCGAGATCAAGTAG
- the rpoB gene encoding DNA-directed RNA polymerase subunit beta translates to MEHTNEKRRSFSKLSTVIDLPDLLDIQLKSFNEFLQLDVEPSKRDNKGLQAVFKGIFPIYDSRENFCLDFVEYYIEKPKYDMDECQERGVTYSVPLKAKLRLSVKDEESGTFGETTEQIVYLGNIPAMTTRGTFIINGAERIVVSQLHRSPGVFFDELKHPNGTKLFSARIIPLRGSWVEFLTDISDVMYVYIDRRKKFPVTTLLRAIGYSSDKDILQLFDLIDEVKLADPKVRQFLGRQSINDVVDRETGEILLEKDAELTEEAIERLKKARITTVRLLRAESAYGPEVISNTLRRDTAHSQDEALEVIYRLLRSGEPPDLDTARQFLDRLFFNPKRYDLGEVGRYRLNKKLGLDIPVSTTVLTETDILTIIKYLLDMRNGHRTADDIDHLGNRRIRTVGEQLAQQMSVGLSRMARTIKERMNLRDSEKLTPQDLVNARTIISVINTFFGTSQLSQFMDQTNPLAELTHKRRLSALGPGGLTRERAGFEVRDVHYTHYGRLCPIETPEGPNIGLISSLTTFARINDFGFIETPYRRVKNGRVTNEIEYLSADDEDQYVIAQANAPIDNKGHFISNRVKARIKGEFPVVQPEEVHYMDVSPNQIVSAAAALIPFLEHDDANRALMGSNMQRQAVPLLVPEAPLVGTGFEAKVARDSRAMIISEHDGVVEHVEADKIVIRKDPSPGRGKKTDLETLLNFEESDLVTYRCTKFMRTNQDTCINQRPLVRVGDRVKKGDVLADGCATQGGELALGRNVLVAFMPWRGYNFEDAIVISERVVQKDIYTSLHIEEFELQVRDTKRGEEELTREIPNVSEESTKDLDENGIIRVGAEVVAGDILVGKVTPKGETDPTPEEKLLKAIFGEKAGDVKDASLKAPPGLKGIVIDTKLFSRKKKDAKSKRQEKKKVDEIEEWHTRELNRIKQLRNEKLINLLSGETAATIRDLHGKVVVRASTELTPERLAELDFDKLDRGEGWTEKKRINELVEALFSAYERKVQDTEEEYERRKLKIIVGDELPPGIVQLAKVYVAKKRKLMVGDKMAGRHGNKGVVAKIVPIEDMPYLEDGTPVDIVLNPLGVPSRMNLGQIFETNLGWAAAKLGLKYATPVFDGASEEEVVEEMKRAGIPEDGKVVLYDGRTGEPFNERVTVGQIYMLKLSHLVEDKIHARSIGPYSLITQQPLGGKAQFGGQRFGEMEVWALEAYGAAYTLQEILTVKSDDVRGRSKVYEAIVKGDNLPEPGLPESFNVLIRELQGLGLDVELIDDSGNGKSN, encoded by the coding sequence ATGGAGCATACCAACGAAAAGCGGCGCTCCTTTTCGAAGCTGAGCACCGTGATCGATCTGCCGGATTTGCTGGACATTCAGCTCAAGTCCTTCAATGAATTCCTGCAGCTCGATGTCGAGCCCTCGAAGCGCGACAACAAAGGACTACAGGCGGTTTTCAAAGGAATTTTCCCGATTTATGACAGTCGGGAAAATTTTTGTCTGGACTTCGTGGAATACTACATCGAGAAGCCCAAGTATGACATGGACGAATGTCAGGAGCGGGGCGTCACTTATTCCGTTCCGCTCAAAGCCAAGTTGCGGCTGTCGGTGAAGGACGAGGAAAGCGGCACGTTCGGCGAAACCACCGAACAGATCGTCTACCTGGGCAACATCCCTGCCATGACCACCCGCGGCACCTTCATCATCAACGGCGCCGAGCGCATCGTGGTCAGCCAGCTTCATCGCTCCCCGGGGGTATTCTTCGATGAACTCAAGCATCCCAACGGCACCAAGCTCTTCTCCGCGCGCATCATCCCCCTGCGCGGCTCCTGGGTCGAGTTCCTCACCGACATCAGCGACGTCATGTACGTCTATATCGACCGGCGCAAGAAATTCCCGGTCACCACGTTGCTGCGGGCCATCGGCTACTCCAGCGACAAGGATATTCTGCAGCTTTTTGACCTGATCGACGAAGTCAAGCTCGCTGACCCCAAAGTCAGGCAGTTTCTTGGCCGCCAGTCGATCAATGATGTCGTCGATCGCGAGACCGGCGAAATCCTGCTCGAGAAAGATGCGGAGCTGACGGAAGAAGCGATCGAGCGTCTGAAAAAAGCCAGGATCACCACCGTGCGCCTGCTGCGTGCCGAGAGCGCCTACGGCCCGGAAGTGATTTCGAACACGCTGCGCCGCGACACCGCGCACTCGCAGGACGAGGCGTTGGAGGTGATTTATCGCCTATTGCGCTCCGGTGAACCGCCGGATTTGGACACCGCCAGGCAGTTTCTCGACCGCCTGTTTTTCAACCCCAAGCGCTATGATCTCGGCGAAGTCGGCCGTTACCGTTTAAACAAGAAGCTGGGGCTGGACATACCGGTGTCGACCACGGTGCTCACCGAAACCGACATCCTCACCATCATCAAATACCTGCTCGACATGCGCAACGGTCACCGCACTGCCGATGACATCGACCATCTGGGCAACCGCCGCATTCGTACGGTGGGCGAGCAGCTTGCGCAGCAGATGAGCGTCGGCCTGTCGCGCATGGCCCGCACCATCAAGGAGCGCATGAACCTGCGCGACAGTGAAAAACTCACCCCGCAGGATTTGGTGAATGCGCGCACCATCATCTCGGTGATCAACACCTTCTTCGGCACCAGCCAGCTCTCGCAGTTCATGGATCAAACCAACCCGCTGGCCGAATTGACTCACAAACGGCGCCTCTCGGCGCTCGGCCCCGGCGGGTTGACACGCGAACGCGCCGGCTTCGAAGTCCGGGACGTGCACTACACTCACTACGGCCGGCTGTGTCCGATCGAAACACCGGAAGGCCCGAACATTGGCTTGATTTCTTCGCTCACCACCTTTGCCCGCATTAATGATTTCGGCTTCATCGAGACGCCCTATCGCCGGGTCAAGAACGGCCGCGTGACGAATGAAATCGAGTACCTGTCGGCCGATGATGAAGACCAGTATGTGATTGCCCAGGCCAATGCGCCGATCGACAACAAAGGGCATTTCATCAGCAATCGCGTGAAGGCGCGGATCAAGGGCGAGTTTCCCGTGGTGCAGCCCGAGGAAGTGCACTACATGGACGTCTCGCCCAACCAGATCGTATCCGCGGCCGCGGCGCTCATTCCGTTTCTGGAACACGATGATGCCAACCGCGCGCTCATGGGCTCCAACATGCAGCGCCAGGCGGTGCCGCTGCTGGTGCCGGAGGCGCCTCTGGTCGGCACCGGTTTCGAAGCCAAAGTCGCCCGCGATTCGCGTGCCATGATCATTTCCGAGCATGACGGGGTCGTGGAGCATGTCGAAGCGGACAAGATCGTCATCCGCAAGGATCCCTCGCCGGGGCGTGGCAAGAAAACCGATCTGGAAACCCTGTTGAATTTTGAAGAATCCGATCTGGTGACTTACCGCTGCACCAAGTTCATGCGCACCAACCAGGATACCTGCATCAATCAACGGCCTCTTGTGCGCGTGGGGGACCGCGTCAAGAAGGGGGATGTGCTGGCCGACGGTTGTGCCACCCAGGGCGGCGAGCTGGCTCTGGGTCGCAATGTCCTGGTGGCGTTCATGCCCTGGCGGGGATACAATTTCGAAGACGCCATTGTCATCTCCGAGCGCGTGGTCCAGAAGGACATTTACACCTCGCTGCACATCGAGGAATTTGAGCTGCAAGTGCGCGACACCAAGCGTGGCGAGGAAGAGCTGACCCGCGAAATCCCCAACGTCTCCGAAGAATCGACCAAGGATCTCGACGAGAACGGCATCATTCGCGTGGGTGCGGAAGTGGTGGCGGGCGACATTCTCGTCGGCAAAGTCACGCCCAAAGGCGAAACCGACCCCACGCCGGAAGAGAAACTGTTGAAGGCAATATTCGGCGAAAAAGCGGGCGATGTCAAGGATGCTTCGCTCAAGGCGCCGCCGGGCTTGAAAGGCATCGTGATCGACACCAAACTTTTCTCGCGCAAGAAAAAGGATGCCAAGTCCAAGCGCCAGGAAAAGAAGAAGGTCGATGAGATCGAAGAATGGCACACCCGGGAATTGAACCGGATCAAGCAACTGCGCAACGAGAAGCTCATCAATTTGCTGTCCGGCGAGACCGCGGCAACCATTCGCGACCTGCACGGCAAAGTGGTGGTGCGCGCCAGCACCGAACTGACTCCCGAGCGTCTTGCGGAGCTGGATTTCGACAAACTCGACCGCGGTGAGGGCTGGACGGAAAAAAAGCGCATCAACGAACTGGTGGAGGCCCTGTTCTCCGCATATGAGCGCAAGGTGCAGGACACGGAAGAAGAGTACGAACGTCGCAAGCTCAAGATCATTGTGGGCGATGAATTGCCGCCCGGCATCGTGCAGCTTGCCAAGGTTTATGTCGCCAAAAAGCGCAAGCTGATGGTGGGCGACAAAATGGCCGGCCGCCATGGCAACAAGGGTGTTGTTGCCAAGATCGTTCCGATCGAAGACATGCCCTATCTGGAGGACGGCACGCCGGTTGACATCGTGCTCAACCCGCTGGGGGTGCCTTCACGCATGAATCTCGGTCAGATTTTTGAAACCAATTTGGGCTGGGCGGCTGCCAAGCTCGGGTTGAAATATGCCACCCCGGTTTTCGATGGTGCCAGCGAGGAAGAAGTTGTTGAAGAAATGAAACGTGCCGGCATTCCGGAGGATGGCAAGGTGGTGCTGTACGATGGCCGCACCGGCGAGCCTTTCAACGAGCGGGTCACGGTCGGCCAAATCTACATGCTCAAACTCTCCCACCTGGTGGAAGACAAGATTCATGCCCGCTCGATCGGGCCGTATTCCTTGATCACCCAGCAACCGCTGGGCGGGAAGGCGCAGTTTGGCGGCCAGCGGTTTGGTGAAATGGAAGTCTGGGCTTTGGAAGCATATGGTGCCGCATACACCCTGCAGGAAATCCTGACAGTGAAATCCGATGATGTCCGCGGCCGTTCCAAGGTGTATGAGGCCATCGTCAAGGGTGACAATTTACCCGAGCCCGGCCTGCCGGAATCCTTCAATGTTCTCATTCGGGAATTGCAGGGTCTGGGGTTGGATGTTGAGCTCATCGATGACAGTGGGAACGGCAAGTCCAACTGA